In Methylovirgula sp., a single genomic region encodes these proteins:
- a CDS encoding anti-sigma factor produces MSDEPDMQAAEYVLGTLPADERRAFEALLARDPATRLDVENWEHHLAPLNDALNDVEPSENVWQAIEAALPESGAATPPSLLLLRRSRNRWRTAAIIAGALAAGFAAVSIDHLLKTPREAAGSYVAVVNRTGDQPALIIRVDLATRTVFVRPVATSVPQGRSLELWYIGNHLAPKSMGLVDKTDRSIALPQGAPIEKANFAVTVEPQGGSPSGAPTGPIVYSGQLLKE; encoded by the coding sequence ATGAGCGACGAACCTGACATGCAAGCCGCCGAATATGTTCTCGGCACGCTCCCGGCGGATGAGCGCCGCGCGTTCGAGGCATTGCTTGCGCGCGATCCCGCGACGCGGCTGGATGTAGAGAACTGGGAGCACCACCTTGCGCCCCTCAACGATGCGCTGAACGATGTCGAGCCCTCAGAAAACGTTTGGCAAGCGATCGAGGCGGCGCTGCCGGAATCAGGGGCTGCGACGCCCCCTTCGCTTCTGCTGCTGCGCCGGTCGCGCAACCGCTGGCGCACTGCGGCGATCATCGCGGGTGCTTTAGCCGCCGGGTTCGCGGCAGTCAGCATCGATCATCTCTTGAAGACGCCGCGCGAAGCCGCAGGCAGCTATGTCGCCGTCGTCAATCGCACCGGCGATCAGCCTGCGCTCATCATTCGCGTCGACCTCGCCACGCGCACCGTTTTTGTGCGGCCTGTCGCAACAAGCGTCCCGCAAGGCCGCAGTCTCGAACTCTGGTATATTGGCAATCATCTGGCGCCGAAGTCGATGGGTCTTGTCGATAAGACCGACCGCAGCATTGCGCTGCCGCAAGGCGCGCCGATCGAGAAGGCAAATTTTGCCGTGACCGTCGAGCCTCAGGGCGGCTCACCGTCTGGCGCGCCGACCGGGCCGATCGTTTATTCAGGTCAATTGCTCAAGGAGTGA
- a CDS encoding sigma-70 family RNA polymerase sigma factor, which translates to MTRLDNSELVSFLVATARGDRAAFAELYRRTAPKLFAILLRILPSKSVAEEALQDVFLKIWQNAGSFSPEAGPAMGWLVSITRNRAIDIIRAKNPAKPAETENTNFLANIVDLSGGEEQMMELATLRHCLGTLEESARNCILLAYYNGYSREELASRFGRPVGTIKTWLHRSLALLKSCLEGAT; encoded by the coding sequence TTGACGCGATTGGACAACAGCGAACTCGTCAGCTTCCTGGTTGCAACGGCGCGTGGCGACCGCGCAGCTTTCGCTGAACTTTATCGGCGCACCGCACCGAAACTTTTTGCGATTCTCTTGCGTATTCTTCCGAGCAAGAGCGTGGCGGAAGAGGCGCTCCAGGACGTATTTTTGAAAATTTGGCAGAATGCGGGAAGTTTTTCGCCCGAAGCCGGCCCTGCGATGGGGTGGCTGGTATCAATTACGCGCAACCGCGCGATCGATATCATCCGCGCGAAAAATCCGGCCAAACCTGCCGAAACCGAGAACACGAATTTTCTCGCAAATATCGTCGATCTTTCCGGCGGCGAGGAGCAGATGATGGAACTCGCCACTTTACGGCATTGTCTTGGAACGCTCGAAGAATCGGCGCGCAATTGCATTCTGCTCGCCTATTACAACGGCTATTCGCGCGAGGAACTGGCGAGCCGCTTCGGCCGCCCTGTCGGCACGATCAAGACATGGCTGCACCGTAGCCTTGCGTTGCTCAAGTCTTGCCTGGAAGGCGCAACATGA
- a CDS encoding fasciclin domain-containing protein, with the protein MKFSKLNALVLAATLTGFSGPAAQATMMSSDPMVGGAAMYPSRNIVQNAVHSKDHTTLVAAVKTAGLVETLEGAGPFTVFAPTNEAFAKLPPGTVATLLKPENKSTLVSVLTYHVVAGRYSARQLKEMVKLGGGQAMLKTVEGAQLTVKEYDGKLELIDAKGDKAWITISNVNQSNGVIHVINTVLLPG; encoded by the coding sequence ATGAAGTTCTCGAAACTTAATGCTCTCGTCCTCGCCGCAACGCTGACCGGATTTTCCGGCCCCGCGGCGCAGGCGACGATGATGTCCTCAGACCCGATGGTCGGCGGCGCGGCGATGTATCCATCGCGCAATATCGTTCAAAATGCCGTTCACTCGAAAGATCACACGACCTTGGTCGCGGCCGTGAAGACCGCTGGCCTCGTCGAAACGCTCGAAGGCGCGGGCCCGTTCACCGTCTTCGCCCCGACGAACGAAGCTTTCGCCAAATTGCCGCCGGGCACTGTTGCCACCCTGCTCAAGCCCGAGAACAAATCCACCCTCGTCTCAGTTTTGACCTATCATGTCGTCGCTGGCCGCTATTCGGCCCGCCAGCTCAAGGAAATGGTCAAGCTGGGCGGTGGCCAGGCGATGCTGAAGACCGTTGAGGGCGCGCAACTGACGGTCAAGGAATATGACGGCAAGCTCGAACTCATCGACGCCAAGGGCGACAAAGCCTGGATCACCATCTCCAACGTTAACCAGAGCAATGGCGTCATTCATGTGATCAACACGGTGCTTCTGCCGGGCTGA
- the rpsA gene encoding 30S ribosomal protein S1 gives MTSTSTYAPSREDFTALLDESYGHNEALEGAVIKGIVVAIEKDVAVIDVGLKTEGRVALKEFQGPGREGTLSVGDEVEVYLERIENALGEAVISRDKARREESWVRLERAFEKQEKVEGVIFNQVKGGFTVDLDGAVAFLPRSQVDIRPIRDVTPLMHVTQPFQILKMDRRRGNIVVSRRTVLEESRAEQRHEIVANLEEGQVIDGVVKNITDYGAFVDLGGIDGLLHVTDIAWRRVNHPSEVLTIGQTVKVKIIKINHETHRISLGMKQLLDDPWQGIDAKYPVNARIHGRVTNITDYGAFVELEPGIEGLIHVSEMSWTKKNVHPGKIVATSQEVDVQVLEVDPVKRRISLGLKQTLANPWEDFAEKHPVGSIVEGEVKNKTEFGLFVGLEGDVDGMVHLSDLDWNKPGEQVIDDYKKGDIVRAKVLDVDQEKERISLGVKQLGTDPFDAPATEEGGPDFKKGSIVTCEVIDVKEGGIDVKITGTDLVAFIKRSELARDRADQRPDRFAVGEKVDVRITQLDRRARKVAVSIKALEVAEEKEAIAQFGSADSGAVLGDILGAALKARDTDTKKGAKKKEDDE, from the coding sequence ATGACATCTACCAGCACCTACGCGCCGTCGCGCGAGGATTTTACCGCGCTTCTCGATGAGAGCTATGGCCACAACGAAGCTCTCGAAGGCGCGGTCATCAAGGGCATTGTCGTCGCCATCGAAAAGGATGTCGCCGTCATCGACGTCGGCCTCAAGACCGAAGGCCGTGTCGCCCTCAAGGAATTCCAGGGTCCGGGCCGCGAAGGCACGCTGAGCGTCGGCGATGAAGTCGAAGTTTACCTTGAGCGCATCGAGAATGCACTGGGCGAGGCGGTGATCTCGCGCGACAAGGCCCGTCGCGAAGAGAGTTGGGTGCGCCTTGAGCGTGCCTTCGAGAAGCAGGAAAAGGTCGAAGGCGTCATCTTCAATCAGGTCAAGGGCGGCTTCACCGTCGATCTCGACGGCGCCGTAGCCTTCCTGCCGCGCAGCCAGGTCGATATCCGGCCGATCCGCGACGTCACGCCTCTGATGCATGTCACGCAGCCGTTCCAGATTCTCAAGATGGATCGCCGCCGCGGCAATATCGTCGTCTCCCGCCGCACCGTGCTTGAAGAGAGCCGCGCGGAACAGCGCCATGAGATCGTCGCCAACCTTGAAGAAGGTCAGGTCATCGACGGCGTGGTCAAGAACATCACCGATTACGGCGCGTTCGTGGATCTCGGCGGTATCGACGGTCTGTTGCATGTCACCGACATTGCCTGGCGCCGCGTCAATCATCCGAGCGAGGTTCTGACCATCGGCCAGACGGTCAAGGTCAAGATCATCAAGATCAATCACGAGACGCACCGCATCTCGCTCGGCATGAAGCAATTGCTCGACGATCCGTGGCAGGGCATCGACGCCAAATATCCGGTCAATGCCCGCATCCATGGCCGCGTGACCAACATCACCGACTACGGCGCGTTCGTCGAGCTGGAGCCGGGCATCGAAGGCCTGATCCACGTTTCCGAAATGTCGTGGACCAAGAAGAACGTCCACCCCGGCAAAATCGTCGCGACGAGCCAGGAAGTCGACGTTCAGGTTCTCGAAGTCGATCCGGTCAAGCGTCGTATTTCGCTCGGCCTCAAGCAGACTCTCGCCAATCCGTGGGAAGATTTTGCCGAGAAGCATCCGGTCGGCAGCATTGTCGAGGGCGAGGTCAAGAACAAGACCGAGTTCGGTCTGTTCGTCGGCCTCGAAGGCGATGTGGACGGTATGGTCCATCTCTCCGATCTCGACTGGAACAAGCCCGGCGAGCAGGTGATCGACGACTACAAGAAGGGCGATATCGTTCGCGCCAAGGTGCTCGATGTCGATCAGGAGAAGGAGCGCATTTCGCTCGGCGTGAAGCAGCTCGGCACTGACCCGTTCGACGCGCCTGCGACGGAAGAAGGCGGCCCCGACTTCAAGAAGGGCTCGATCGTCACCTGCGAAGTGATCGACGTGAAAGAGGGTGGGATCGACGTCAAGATCACCGGTACCGATCTCGTCGCATTCATCAAGCGTAGCGAATTGGCCCGCGACCGCGCCGATCAGCGGCCCGACCGTTTCGCCGTCGGCGAAAAGGTCGATGTCCGCATCACGCAGCTCGATCGCCGCGCGCGCAAGGTTGCGGTTTCGATCAAGGCGCTCGAAGTCGCCGAAGAAAAGGAAGCGATCGCCCAGTTCGGTTCGGCCGATTCGGGCGCCGTGCTTGGCGATATTCTTGGCGCCGCGCTGAAAGCGCGCGACACGGACACCAAGAAGGGTGCCAAGAAGAAGGAAGACGACGAATAA